One stretch of Streptomyces hygroscopicus DNA includes these proteins:
- a CDS encoding lactose ABC transporter permease yields the protein MAAPTAPTALDRGPAPVRKPSAARGRRRRPRLAAWIFAGPAAALFALFFAYPLGASLLQSFTSEDAGTTRWVGLDQYQRMFDDPAFLESLFNTGVILAVQVPVMIGLGLALAVLLNQSWLRFRGTWRAVYFLPAVTTLVAYAVVFQVLLKTDGGLVNQILGAIGVGPVDWLNSPTWARVSLIVSLTWRWTGYNAVILLAGLQAIGKEQYEAASIDGAGTLTTYTRVILPQLRPVVLFCVITSTIGTLQLFDENYVLTRGGPDDATLTPVVYLYKVGFQQLDFGYAAAIAWVVVALIAAISALQYLAFGRERRR from the coding sequence ATGGCCGCCCCCACCGCCCCCACCGCCCTCGACCGGGGCCCCGCCCCGGTGCGCAAGCCCTCCGCGGCACGCGGCAGACGACGGCGCCCTCGCCTGGCTGCCTGGATCTTCGCGGGCCCCGCGGCCGCCCTCTTCGCGCTCTTCTTCGCCTATCCGCTGGGTGCCAGCCTGCTCCAGAGCTTCACCTCCGAGGACGCGGGCACCACCCGCTGGGTCGGGCTCGACCAGTACCAGCGGATGTTCGACGACCCGGCGTTCCTGGAGTCGCTGTTCAACACCGGCGTCATCCTCGCCGTACAGGTCCCGGTGATGATCGGCCTCGGACTGGCCCTCGCCGTCCTGCTCAACCAGTCATGGCTCCGCTTCCGCGGCACCTGGCGCGCGGTCTACTTCCTGCCCGCCGTCACCACCCTCGTCGCGTACGCCGTCGTCTTCCAGGTCCTGCTCAAGACGGACGGCGGCCTCGTGAACCAGATCCTCGGCGCGATCGGCGTCGGCCCGGTCGACTGGCTCAACAGCCCCACCTGGGCCCGCGTTTCGCTCATCGTGTCCCTCACCTGGCGCTGGACCGGATACAACGCCGTCATCCTGCTCGCCGGACTGCAGGCGATCGGCAAGGAACAGTACGAGGCCGCCTCGATCGACGGCGCCGGGACCCTGACCACCTACACTCGCGTGATCCTGCCGCAGCTGCGGCCCGTGGTCCTCTTCTGCGTCATCACCTCCACCATCGGCACCCTCCAGCTCTTCGACGAGAACTACGTCCTCACCCGCGGCGGCCCCGACGACGCGACCCTCACCCCCGTCGTCTACCTCTACAAAGTCGGCTTCCAGCAGCTCGACTTCGGCTACGCCGCCGCGATCGCCTGGGTCGTCGTCGCGCTCATCGCCGCGATCTCCGCCCTCCAGTACCTCGCGTTCGGAAGGGAGCGCCGCCGGTGA
- a CDS encoding ABC transporter permease, translated as MTPLSPAPARVHPARRAGRCLVRLLLALGAVVSLVPFLWMAIAATHSTPELFRSPPPFLPGGRLLDNLVRLQDTIGFGRVLLNSVGIAVVHTALSSLISAMCGYGLAKYRFRGRGLLLGAVLTTMMIPFQVLLVPLFQMMASVGWIDSYQAVILPFLANSFGILLMRQGFVDFPDELLESARVDGSGELRTFYQVVLPCVRPQLGALVIFTFMTQWNSFIWPLLMLNTEDKYTVPVALNTLTGLSRVDYSGLMLGSLLATLPLMALFLLFQRQFVAGLLGGAVKG; from the coding sequence GTGACCCCCCTCTCCCCGGCCCCGGCACGGGTCCACCCGGCCCGCCGCGCCGGCCGCTGTCTCGTACGGCTGCTGCTCGCCCTCGGGGCCGTGGTCAGCCTGGTGCCGTTCTTGTGGATGGCGATCGCCGCCACGCACTCCACACCGGAACTGTTCCGCTCGCCGCCGCCGTTCCTGCCCGGCGGGCGGCTGCTCGACAATCTCGTGCGCCTCCAGGACACCATCGGATTCGGCCGCGTCCTCCTCAACAGCGTCGGGATCGCCGTCGTGCACACGGCGCTCAGCTCGCTGATCTCCGCGATGTGCGGCTACGGGCTCGCCAAGTACCGCTTCCGCGGCCGCGGTCTGCTGCTCGGCGCGGTGCTCACGACGATGATGATCCCATTCCAGGTGCTCCTGGTGCCGCTGTTCCAGATGATGGCGAGCGTCGGCTGGATCGACTCCTACCAGGCCGTGATCCTGCCGTTCCTCGCGAACTCCTTCGGCATCCTGCTGATGCGACAGGGCTTCGTCGACTTCCCCGACGAACTCCTCGAATCGGCCCGCGTCGACGGCTCCGGGGAACTGCGCACCTTCTACCAGGTCGTGCTTCCCTGCGTGCGCCCCCAACTGGGGGCCCTGGTGATCTTCACCTTCATGACCCAGTGGAACAGCTTCATCTGGCCTCTGCTCATGCTCAACACCGAGGACAAATACACCGTGCCCGTCGCACTCAACACCCTCACCGGTCTCTCCCGGGTCGACTACTCGGGACTGATGCTCGGCTCGCTACTCGCGACTCTGCCACTCATGGCGCTCTTCCTGCTCTTCCAGCGGCAGTTCGTGGCCGGACTGCTCGGCGGGGCGGTGAAGGGATGA